A part of Longimicrobium sp. genomic DNA contains:
- a CDS encoding capsule assembly Wzi family protein, with product RPVRLPGFLRHAGAVSMHLFAGPMRDPGRHPDQAWLWGARMAVQPHPRLTLAANRSSIFGTAAEPITAFRVARMLAGVIVEGDFENQIASFDGRWRLPTDALLPATVYAEVGADDGAGAFDEMPGVVAGVFLPALPALPQVALGAVYTRWAAVCCGHGPWYFNASQRGGWARLSRPLGHPMGGQGWEALGYAQAELFDSRLRVEGRGFRRERSGADLVRRGGANLFAPQRAGRSTGAALDAALRLGRVDLRAGGYRDQGDGWREQWFHLGASAYIHP from the coding sequence GAGGCCCGTGCGGCTTCCCGGGTTTCTCCGGCACGCGGGCGCCGTGAGCATGCACCTGTTCGCCGGTCCCATGCGCGATCCCGGGCGCCACCCGGACCAGGCGTGGCTGTGGGGGGCGCGCATGGCCGTGCAGCCGCACCCGCGGCTGACGCTGGCGGCCAACCGGTCGTCCATCTTCGGCACCGCGGCGGAACCGATTACCGCGTTCCGCGTGGCGCGCATGCTCGCGGGCGTCATCGTGGAGGGCGACTTCGAGAACCAGATCGCCTCGTTCGACGGGCGCTGGCGCCTGCCCACCGACGCGCTGCTTCCCGCGACCGTGTACGCCGAGGTGGGCGCCGACGACGGCGCCGGGGCCTTCGACGAGATGCCGGGCGTGGTGGCGGGGGTGTTCCTCCCGGCGCTGCCCGCGCTTCCGCAGGTGGCGCTGGGCGCCGTGTACACGCGCTGGGCCGCGGTGTGCTGCGGCCACGGGCCCTGGTACTTCAACGCCAGCCAGCGCGGCGGCTGGGCGCGCCTCTCGCGCCCGCTGGGGCACCCCATGGGCGGGCAGGGGTGGGAGGCGCTGGGCTACGCGCAGGCCGAGCTCTTCGATTCGCGGCTGCGGGTGGAGGGCCGCGGGTTCCGGCGCGAGCGGTCGGGGGCGGACCTGGTGCGGCGCGGCGGTGCCAACCTGTTCGCGCCCCAGCGCGCGGGGCGAAGCACCGGGGCGGCGTTGGACGCGGCGCTGCGGCTCGGCCGCGTGGACCTGCGCGCGGGGGGGTATCGCGACCAGGGCGACGGGTGGCGCGAACAGTGGTTCCACCTGGGCGCCTCCGCGTACATCCACCCCTGA